The following proteins are encoded in a genomic region of Corylus avellana chromosome ca4, CavTom2PMs-1.0:
- the LOC132177669 gene encoding phosphatidylinositol 3-kinase, root isoform: MSGNEFRFFLSCDINLPVTFRIERLEGNLPPNKSPNSEIDSTTEERKAELYVECALYIDGTPFGLPTRTRLESTGPPYCWNEFITLSTKYRDLTVHSQLALTVWDVSCGKDEGLIGGATILLFNGKKQLKTGKQKLRLWPGKEADGSFPTTTPGKVPQHECGELERLEKLANKYERGQIQRVDWLDRLTFKAMDKIKERESSKNGSSHLYVVVDFCSFEHRVVFQESGANFLLPSPITSTNEFVTVWDPEVGKINPSEHKQLKLARSLTRGIIDRDLKPSNNERKSIQRILKYPPTRTLNGDERQLLWKFRFSLMTEKRALTKFLRCVEWSDIQEAKQALELMGRWQMIDVCDALELLSPVFESEEVRAYAVSVLERADDEELLCYLLQLVQALRFERSDKSRLSHFLVERALRNIEFASFLRWYVAVELYDPTYAKRFYCTYEILEENMMKLAGGVSGDEDGFKLWQSLVRQTELTAQLCSIMRDVKNVRGNTQKKIEKLRQLLSGLLSELTYFEEPIRSPLAPNVLITGIVPSESSIFKSALHPLRLTFRSENGGSCKIIFKKGDDIRQDQLVVQMVSLMDRLLKLENLDLHLTPYKVLATGQDEGMLEFIPSRSLAQIILEQRSIISYLQKFHPDEHGPFGITATCLETFIKSCAGYSVITYILGIGDRHLDNLLLSEDGRLFHVDFGFILGRDPKPFPPPMKLCKEMVVAMGGQESQYYTRFKSYCCEAYNILRKSSNLILNLFHLMAGSNIPDIASDPEKGILKLQEKFRLDLDDEASIHFFQDLINESVSALFPQMVETIHRWAQYWR, encoded by the exons ATGAGCGGGAACGAGTTCCGGTTCTTCTTGTCCTGCGACATCAATCTCCCAGTGACCTTTCGCATCGAGAGGTTGGAGGGCAATTTGCCACCTAACAAGTCCCCCAATTCAG AAATCGATTCCACAACAGAGGAGAGAAAAGCAGAGCTATATGTTGAGTGCGCATTGTACATTGATGGCACTCCATTTGGCCTTCCTACGAGAACAAG GTTGGAATCTACCGGACCACCATATTGTTGGAATGAATTCATAACATTGAGTACTAAATATCGAGACTTAACTGTTCACTCGCAACTTGCTTTGACA GTTTGGGATGTTTCATGTGGGAAAGACGAGGGGTTGATTGGTGGAGCAACAATTCTTCTCTTTAATGGCAAAAAGCAACTCAAAACAGGGAAGCAAAAGCTTAGGCTTTGGCCAGGAAAAGAAGCAGATGGGTCATTTCCTACAACTACTCCTGGAAAG GTGCCGCAGCATGAGTGTGGGGAGTTGGAGCGCTTGGAAAAGCTTGCGAATAAGTATGAGAGGGGACAGATTCAACGTGTCGATTGGCTGGACCGCCTCACATTTAAAGCTATGGACAAAATCAAGGAACGTGAAAGCTCTAAAAATGGAAGTTCTCATTTGTATGTGGTTGTTGATTTCTGTAGCTTTGAACATCGAGTTGTTTTCCAG GAATCAGGAGCAAACTTCTTATTACCGTCTCCTATAACTTCAACAAATGAATTTGTTACTGTCTGGGACCCAGAAGTTGGAAAGATAAATCCCTCTGAGCACAAGCAATTAAAGCTTGCAAGGAGTTTAACCCGTGGTATTATTGACAGGGATCTCAAACCAAGCAATAATGAGAGAAA GTCAATacaaagaatattaaaataccCACCGACAAGGACTTTGAATGGAGATGAGAGGCAACTACTTTGGAAATTCCGTTTCTCATTGATGACTGAGAAAAGGGCTCTCACAAAGTTTCTCCGATGTGTTGAATGGAGTGATATTCAG GAAGCAAAACAGGCATTAGAGTTGATGGGTAGGTGGCAAATGATTGATGTCTGCGATGCGCTGGAGCTTCTGTCTCCTGTTTTTGAAAGTGAAGAG GTGCGTGCATATGCTGTTAGTGTTCTTGAAAGAGCTGATGATGAAGAGCTTCTGTGTTATTTGCTTCAACTGGTTCAGGCTCTTCGGTTTGAGCGCTCTGATAAATCTCGCCTTTCTCATTTCCTTGTGGAACGTG CATTGCGCAATATTGAGTTTGCTAGCTTTCTTCGCTGGTATGTTGCTGTGGAACTTTATGATCCAACGTACGCCAAGCGTTTCTATTGTACCTACGAGATTCTGGAAGAGAATATGATGAAG TTGGCAGGAGGTGTAAGTGGAGATGAAGATGGATTTAAATTGTGGCAAAGTCTGGTGCGTCAAACAGAATTAACTGCCCAATTGTGTTCAATTATGAGAGATGTAAAAAATGTTCGTGGTAATACTCAGAAGAAGATTGAAAAGCTTAGACAGCTGCTTTCTGGTCTTCTTAGTGAACTTACCTATTTTGAAGAg CCAATACGATCACCACTGGCTCCAAATGTTCTCATCACCGGGATCGTCCCATCTGAGTCATCAATATTCAAAAGTGCATTGCATCCCTTGCGCCTAACTTTCCGATCAGAAAATGGCGGAAGTTGcaaaatcatatttaaaaaGGGAGATGATATTCGGCAAGACCAATTG GTTGTTCAAATGGTATCACTCATGGATCGATTGCTTAAATTGGAAAATCTTGATCTGCACCTAACTCCATATAAGGTGCTAGCAACTGGGCAAGATGAAGGCATGTTGGAATTCATACCATCCCGTTCTTTAGCACAG ATTATCTTAGAGCAGCGTAGCATTATAAGCTATCTCCAGAAGTTTCATCCGGATGAGCATGGTCCATTTGGCATTACAGCCACCTGCCTTGAAACATTCATAAAAAGCTGTGCTGGCTACTCGGTTATCACTTATATACTGGGTATTGGAGACAG GCACCTAGACAACCTTCTCCTCTCAGAAGATGGGCGTCTTTTCCATGTTGATTTTGGTTTCATTCTCGGGCGAGACCCAAAGCCTTTTCCACCGCCAATGAAGCTTTGCAAAGAAATGGTCGTGGCTATGGGTGGTCAAGAAAG TCAATATTATACAAGGTTCAAATCCTATTGTTGTGAGGCATACAACATCCTCCGTAAATCAAGTAACCTTATTTTAAATCTGTTTCATCTAATGGCGGGTTCCAACATTCCTGACATAGCTTCTGATCCTGAAAAAGGCATTTTAAAG CTTCAGGAGAAGTTCCGCTTAGACTTGGATGATGAAGCTTCCATACATTTTTTCCAGGATCTTATCAATGAGAGTGTTAGTGCACTGTTTCCTCAAATGGTTGAGACTATTCATAGGTGGGCTCAGTACTGGCGCTGA
- the LOC132180065 gene encoding polygalacturonase At1g48100, with product MLNMSGLSFRSLTFMLLVAFLLWSSNFEACNARRGRHWRQSRGSSGSLAKKKGKSHGKGNSHHSGGSKPKPPPHKAPPLPTPKPKGDFPPSPPQKGSNGGHSATFNVLDFGAKGDGSSDDTKAFQAAWAAACKVEASKVIVPSASVFLVGPISFSGPYCQPNIVFQLDGTIIAPTNSKAWGGGLLQWLEFTKLRGISILGKGVIDGRGSVWWQDAPFDDPVDDESKLIIPLNSTLEKHPPMPITSQLGRTMPSIKPTALRFYGSVNVTVTGITIQSSPQFHLKFDNCMGVLVHDISVSSPGNSPNTDGIHLQNSKDVLIYSSTLACGDDCISIQTGCSNVYIHNINCGPGHGISIGSLGKDGTKACVSNITIRDVIMHNTMNGVRIKTWQGGSGSVQGVLFSNIQVSEVQLPIVIDQYYCDKSICKNQSSAVALSGINYERIRGTYTVKPVHFACSDNLPCVDVTLTAIELKPLQEQYHLYNPFCWQTFGELRTPTLPPIDCVQIGKPPNNRVQSDYDLC from the exons ATGCTAAACATGAGTGGATTGAGCTTCAGAAGCCTCACATTCATGCTTTTGGTGGCCTTTCTACTTTGGTCATCGAACTTTGAAGCTTGCAATGCTAGAAGAGGCAGGCATTGGAGGCAAAGCAGAGGTTCCTCGGGTTCTCTGGCtaagaagaaaggaaagagtCACGGCAAGGGTAATTCCCACCACAGTGGAGGATCAAAGCCAAAACCTCCACCTCACAAAGCTCCCCCACTTCCAACTCCTAAACCAAAGGGAGATTTCCCCCCAAGTCCGCCGCAGAAAGGTTCCAATGGCGGGCATTCTGCCACTTTTAACGTGCTAGATTTTGGTGCCAAGGGTGATGGTAGCTCCGATGACACGAAG GCATTCCAAGCTGCATGGGCAGCTGCTTGCAAGGTGGAGGCATCAAAGGTAATCGTTCCATCAGCATCCGTATTCCTCGTGGGACCCATTTCATTCTCTGGTCCATACTGCCAACCAAACATTGTATTTCAG CTGGACGGGACGATCATTGCTCCAACAAACTCCAAAGCTTGGGGCGGAGGTCTGTTACAATGGCTTGAGTTCACAAAGCTGAGGGGAATTAGCATTCTGGGAAAAGGTGTGATTGATGGAAGAGGCTCAGTGTGGTGGCAGGATGCCCCTTTTGATGATCCTGTTGATGACGAATCAAAACTCATTATCCCATTAAATAGCACTCTTGAAAAGCACCCACCAATGCCG ATAACAAGCCAGCTTGGGAGGACAATGCCAAGCATCAAGCCAACT GCACTGAGGTTTTATGGGAGTGTTAATGTCACGGTCACAGGCATAACAATTCAAAGTAGTCCCCAGTTTCACCTCAAGTTTGACAACTGCATGGGAGTGTTGGTCCATGATATAAGCGTCTCATCTCCCGGTAACAGCCCCAACACGGATGGAATCCATCTGCAGAACTCCAAAGATGTTCTAATTTACAGCAGCACTCTCGCTTGTG GAGATGACTGTATTTCTATACAAACTGGATGCTCAAATGTATACATACACAACATCAACTGTGGGCCAGGACATGGAATCAGCATTGGAAGTCTTGGAAAGGATGGCACCAAAGCCTGTGTCTCAAACATCACAATCCGGGATGTCATTATGCACAACACAATGAATGGTGTCAGAATCAAGACGTGGCAG GGAGGATCAGGCTCTGTGCAGGGGGTACTGTTCTCAAACATTCAAGTTTCTGAAGTTCAACTCCCAATTGTGATTGACCAATATTATTGTGACAAAAGCATCTGCAAGAACCAATCATCAGCTGTTGCTCTATCAGGAATCAACTATGAGAGGATAAGGGGGACATACACGGTTAAGCCCGTTCACTTTGCCTGCAGTGACAATCTACCATGTGTAGATGTAACACTAACTGCCATAGAGCTAAAACCACTGCAAGAGCAATACCACTTGTATAATCCCTTCTGCTGGCAGACTTTTGGAGAGTTGAGGACTCCCACTTTGCCGCCAATAGATTGTGTACAGATCGGCAAGCCACCGAACAACCGGGTTCAATCCGATTATGATCTCTGTTGA
- the LOC132177569 gene encoding 1,4-dihydroxy-2-naphthoyl-CoA synthase, peroxisomal isoform X1 → MAQMAEKDVNTARRRLASVSNHLVPVHLPPNCGSIGLRNASMNDSYHRIHGAVPTHEAVWEIACDECGKEFQFTDIIYEKAVGEGIAKITINRPERRNAFRPLTIKELICAFNDARDDSSVGVIILTGKGTKAFCSGGDQALRTTDGYADHENFGRLNVLDLQVQIRRLPKPVIAMVAGYAVGGGHVLHMVCDLTIAADNAIFGQTGPKVGSFDAGYGSSIMSRLIGPKKAREMWFLARFYTASEAEKMGLVNTVVPLESLEQETIQWSREILRNSPTAIRVLKSALNAVDDGHAGLQELGGNATLIFYGTDEGNEGKTAYMQRRRPNFSKFPRRP, encoded by the exons ATGGCACAAATGGCAGAGAAGGACGTGAACACCGCGAGAAGAAGATTGGCCTCCGTTTCCAACCATCTCGTTCCGGTTCATTTGCCTCCCAACTGCGGTTCCATCGGGTTGCGAAACGCGTCGATGAACGATAGCTACCATCGGATACATGGTGCGGTTCCGACTCACGAAGCTGTCTGGGAAATCGCCTGCGATGAATGCGGCAAGGAGTTTCAGTTCACCGACATTATCTACGAGAAGGCCGTTGGCGAAGGCATCGCAAAG ATTACGATCAATAGGCCAGAGAGGCGAAATGCGTTCCGGCCGCTGACAATTAAGGAACTTATTTGCGCATTCAATGATGCGAGGGATGATAGCTCAGTAGGAGTCATCATTCTTACGGGGAAG GGAACCAAGGCGTTTTGTAGTGGCGGTGACCAGGCACTGAGAACTACAGATGGTTATGCTGATCATGAAAATTTTGGTCGGCTTAATGTTTTAGACCTGCAG GTACAGATTCGTCGTCTTCCAAAGCCAGTGATAGCAATG GTGGCGGGTTATGCCGTCGGTGGAGGACATGTATTACACATGGTCTGCGATCTAACCATTGCAGCAGATAATGCTATTTTTGGTCAAACTGGTCCTAAG GTTGGAAGCTTTGATGCTGGTTATGGAAGTTCCATCATGTCCCGTTTG ATTGGCCCTAAAAAAGCGCGTGAAATGTGGTTTTTGGCAAGGTTCTACACAGCTTCTGAAGCAGAGAAAATGGGACTCGTAAACACTGTTGTACCG ctAGAGAGTTTAGAGCAAGAAACAATTCAATGGAGCCGAGAGATCCTAAGAAACAGCCCAACTGCAATTCGGGTGCTCAAGTCAGCTCTAAATGCAGTTGATGATGGCCATGCTGGGCTCCAG GAACTTGGTGGTAATGCTACGCTCATATTTTATGGCACTGACGAAGGTAACGAGGGAAAGACAGCATATATGCAACGTAGACGCccgaatttctcaaaatttcctCGGCGACCTTAA
- the LOC132177569 gene encoding 1,4-dihydroxy-2-naphthoyl-CoA synthase, peroxisomal isoform X2 yields MAQMAEKDVNTARRRLASVSNHLVPVHLPPNCGSIGLRNASMNDSYHRIHGAVPTHEAVWEIACDECGKEFQFTDIIYEKAVGEGIAKITINRPERRNAFRPLTIKELICAFNDARDDSSVGVIILTGKVQIRRLPKPVIAMVAGYAVGGGHVLHMVCDLTIAADNAIFGQTGPKVGSFDAGYGSSIMSRLIGPKKAREMWFLARFYTASEAEKMGLVNTVVPLESLEQETIQWSREILRNSPTAIRVLKSALNAVDDGHAGLQELGGNATLIFYGTDEGNEGKTAYMQRRRPNFSKFPRRP; encoded by the exons ATGGCACAAATGGCAGAGAAGGACGTGAACACCGCGAGAAGAAGATTGGCCTCCGTTTCCAACCATCTCGTTCCGGTTCATTTGCCTCCCAACTGCGGTTCCATCGGGTTGCGAAACGCGTCGATGAACGATAGCTACCATCGGATACATGGTGCGGTTCCGACTCACGAAGCTGTCTGGGAAATCGCCTGCGATGAATGCGGCAAGGAGTTTCAGTTCACCGACATTATCTACGAGAAGGCCGTTGGCGAAGGCATCGCAAAG ATTACGATCAATAGGCCAGAGAGGCGAAATGCGTTCCGGCCGCTGACAATTAAGGAACTTATTTGCGCATTCAATGATGCGAGGGATGATAGCTCAGTAGGAGTCATCATTCTTACGGGGAAG GTACAGATTCGTCGTCTTCCAAAGCCAGTGATAGCAATG GTGGCGGGTTATGCCGTCGGTGGAGGACATGTATTACACATGGTCTGCGATCTAACCATTGCAGCAGATAATGCTATTTTTGGTCAAACTGGTCCTAAG GTTGGAAGCTTTGATGCTGGTTATGGAAGTTCCATCATGTCCCGTTTG ATTGGCCCTAAAAAAGCGCGTGAAATGTGGTTTTTGGCAAGGTTCTACACAGCTTCTGAAGCAGAGAAAATGGGACTCGTAAACACTGTTGTACCG ctAGAGAGTTTAGAGCAAGAAACAATTCAATGGAGCCGAGAGATCCTAAGAAACAGCCCAACTGCAATTCGGGTGCTCAAGTCAGCTCTAAATGCAGTTGATGATGGCCATGCTGGGCTCCAG GAACTTGGTGGTAATGCTACGCTCATATTTTATGGCACTGACGAAGGTAACGAGGGAAAGACAGCATATATGCAACGTAGACGCccgaatttctcaaaatttcctCGGCGACCTTAA